One window of Microcoleus vaginatus PCC 9802 genomic DNA carries:
- a CDS encoding NACHT domain-containing protein, which yields MSKLIPLRLQPPRDRLLEEVKQEVQAGLAQSLHAAVLANLSQDSSPLGVNRCWDVEVKAGNRPSFRLPPKASMAKVFDRSGGKLVILGATGAGKTTTLLELARVLISRAQKDASLPVPVLFELGSWKAESGAIADWLIAQLQFKYGISPAVGKKWVAEQKLLPLLDGLDEVETHRQNICIQAINQFVESEFKPKHLVACSSFEAYKNCDTRFRLQAAVLLKPLTESQIQNYLLEARSRELWYSIEREPELLKLAKVPLLLSMMALAYDDILIEAWKRITSAEEQRKYLLTAYIRHQITGQVKQYPRGKELRPEQIRHWLGWLARRMEQQGIQEFYLDRIPSSWLQTAHERRKYQFGVKLLGGLIWVILGLIASLVSGSIWGLIAGAVAAVISALLPGLPGIESFILRLVLWSNGYIPWDYKRFLDAATDRLLLQKTGDRRYRFIHDLLQKHFSEI from the coding sequence ATGTCAAAATTGATTCCTCTGAGATTACAACCGCCTCGCGATCGATTGTTGGAAGAGGTAAAGCAGGAAGTCCAAGCAGGGCTCGCGCAGTCTTTGCACGCCGCTGTACTGGCTAACCTCAGTCAAGACTCGTCGCCTCTTGGTGTTAACCGCTGTTGGGATGTGGAAGTGAAAGCGGGCAACCGTCCGAGTTTTCGGCTTCCTCCCAAAGCCAGCATGGCTAAAGTGTTCGATCGCAGCGGCGGCAAATTGGTAATTTTGGGAGCCACGGGTGCAGGCAAAACTACGACGCTGCTAGAATTAGCTCGGGTGTTAATTTCCCGCGCCCAAAAAGATGCTAGTTTGCCAGTACCAGTGCTGTTTGAACTCGGATCGTGGAAAGCAGAATCCGGGGCGATCGCAGATTGGTTAATTGCTCAACTTCAGTTCAAATACGGCATCTCTCCTGCTGTCGGCAAAAAATGGGTCGCCGAACAAAAATTGCTACCTCTCCTCGACGGATTGGACGAAGTGGAAACCCACCGCCAAAATATCTGCATTCAAGCAATCAATCAGTTTGTTGAAAGCGAATTTAAACCCAAACATTTAGTAGCTTGCAGCAGTTTTGAAGCTTACAAAAACTGCGATACTAGATTTCGCCTGCAAGCAGCGGTTTTATTGAAACCTTTAACAGAAAGTCAAATTCAAAATTATCTGCTAGAAGCTAGAAGCCGCGAACTTTGGTACAGCATAGAGCGCGAGCCGGAGTTGTTGAAATTGGCAAAAGTCCCCTTGCTTTTGAGCATGATGGCTCTGGCTTACGACGATATTTTAATCGAAGCTTGGAAGCGCATAACTTCTGCCGAAGAACAGCGCAAATATCTCTTAACTGCCTATATTCGCCACCAAATCACTGGACAAGTCAAGCAGTATCCCAGAGGTAAAGAACTGCGGCCGGAACAAATTCGCCACTGGCTGGGATGGTTGGCCAGAAGAATGGAACAGCAAGGAATTCAAGAATTTTACCTCGATCGCATACCGTCTAGCTGGCTGCAAACAGCCCATGAACGGCGCAAGTATCAGTTTGGAGTTAAGCTGCTTGGCGGGCTGATTTGGGTGATTTTGGGATTAATTGCAAGCCTAGTCTCCGGGTCGATTTGGGGATTAATTGCGGGCGCTGTTGCTGCGGTAATTAGTGCTTTGTTGCCGGGACTTCCCGGGATTGAAAGTTTTATCTTGCGCCTCGTGCTGTGGTCGAACGGCTACATTCCTTGGGATTACAAGCGTTTTCTCGATGCTGCGACCGATCGCTTGTTGCTGCAAAAAACTGGCGATCGGCGTTATCGATTTATTCACGATTTATTGCAAAAACATTTTTCAGAGATATAA
- a CDS encoding SH3 domain-containing protein, whose product MSFTKGQIITVSLAGLATAVGVAVATIQSGAMKQSDLPLAESPASTRNQIAGPTNNAESRPPKSLQAQTQAAESPKSPPQPAKTPAVQSSLVAGVSPPKVEPVVVTPLNSGCKISQAVVSDPNPPLNVRSIPQVRGSNIVGKLKNNTFVSVAEEQNGWLRITDPPGWIAKNRTESSCSNVNQQINFLPGGDEAIVKGRIIGGGSHSYRIRARKGQTMTVRNRQEVFPQIITPRGKLLAGDPYQGNETEWTGKVPVTGNYTLQLDSNFRGYEYEFSVELR is encoded by the coding sequence ATGTCATTTACTAAGGGTCAAATCATCACAGTCAGCTTAGCAGGACTGGCAACAGCGGTGGGAGTGGCTGTTGCAACTATACAGTCGGGTGCCATGAAACAATCCGATCTTCCCCTTGCAGAATCCCCGGCATCCACCAGAAACCAGATTGCAGGGCCGACGAACAACGCTGAATCTCGACCACCAAAATCTCTGCAAGCACAAACCCAGGCTGCAGAATCTCCGAAATCCCCACCCCAACCTGCAAAAACCCCGGCTGTTCAATCCTCGCTAGTTGCAGGAGTCTCCCCGCCAAAAGTTGAGCCAGTAGTTGTCACACCGCTAAATTCCGGTTGCAAAATCAGCCAGGCTGTAGTCAGCGATCCGAATCCACCGCTAAATGTGCGATCGATCCCACAGGTAAGGGGCAGCAACATAGTAGGAAAACTGAAAAATAATACCTTTGTTTCAGTTGCTGAAGAACAAAACGGTTGGCTGCGAATTACCGATCCGCCCGGTTGGATTGCCAAAAACCGCACCGAAAGTAGTTGTTCTAACGTCAACCAGCAGATTAATTTTCTGCCGGGAGGAGATGAGGCGATCGTCAAAGGTCGAATTATCGGCGGCGGCAGCCACTCTTACCGGATTCGTGCTAGAAAAGGTCAAACAATGACTGTTAGGAATCGGCAAGAAGTTTTCCCGCAAATTATAACTCCTCGTGGCAAACTTTTAGCCGGAGATCCTTATCAAGGCAATGAAACAGAGTGGACTGGAAAAGTGCCAGTCACAGGCAATTACACATTACAATTAGACTCAAATTTCCGGGGATACGAATACGAATTTTCTGTTGAATTGCGATAA
- a CDS encoding peptidase M15, whose product MKLNRFTKYLIVFALILLSTTTLSYTTSIRAQEPPQVQTTQPEPNPVVPESIFMSQLPRSARLVDIRTVNPNIRLDIRYATTNNFLKRKLYPISKCALRSSVAQQLGLVQTDLEKIGLGLKVYDCYRPFSVTKQMWQAWPDPRYVANPARGSRHNRGAAIDLTLVDRTGKELEMPTPYDDFTEKAHGDYQGGSAESRKNRQVLKNAMKKHGFIGITTEWWHFDSEDWQKFAILDISLSEIP is encoded by the coding sequence ATGAAATTAAACCGATTTACAAAATATTTAATTGTATTCGCTCTAATATTACTATCTACAACCACACTGAGTTATACAACATCTATTCGCGCCCAGGAGCCGCCACAAGTGCAAACTACCCAACCAGAACCAAACCCAGTAGTACCTGAAAGTATTTTCATGAGTCAACTTCCCCGTTCCGCGCGACTGGTTGACATCCGCACCGTAAATCCCAACATTCGCCTCGATATCCGATACGCCACTACTAACAATTTCTTGAAACGAAAGCTTTACCCTATATCGAAATGCGCTTTGAGAAGTTCTGTTGCTCAACAGTTAGGGCTAGTTCAAACAGATTTGGAAAAAATCGGATTGGGTTTGAAAGTTTACGATTGCTACAGGCCTTTCTCTGTCACTAAGCAAATGTGGCAAGCTTGGCCAGATCCGCGCTATGTTGCTAATCCTGCTAGGGGTTCGCGGCACAATCGCGGTGCTGCTATTGATTTGACTTTAGTCGATCGCACGGGCAAAGAATTAGAAATGCCCACACCTTACGATGATTTTACCGAAAAAGCTCACGGAGATTATCAAGGCGGCAGCGCGGAATCTCGGAAAAATCGTCAAGTGCTTAAGAATGCGATGAAAAAACACGGATTTATCGGTATCACAACTGAATGGTGGCACTTTGATTCGGAAGATTGGCAGAAATTTGCGATTCTTGATATCTCGCTTTCCGAGATTCCTTAA
- a CDS encoding adenylosuccinate lyase: MIERYTLPEMGNIWTETAKLKSWLQVEIAVCEAQAELGYIPAAAVEEIKAKANFDPKRVLEIEAEVRHDMIAFLTNVNEYVGDAGRYIHLGLTSSDVLDTALALQLVASVNILLERVEELSQAIRYQAQQHRNTVMVGRSHGIHAEPITFGFKLAGWLAEVFRNRDRLVNLQSSIAVGKISGAVGTYANIDPRIEAIACQNLGLEPDTASTQVISRDRHAEYVQTLALLAASIERFAVEIRNLQRTDVLEVEEFFSKGQKGSSAMPHKRNPIRSERLTGMARIVRANAVAALENVALWHERDISHSSVERMILPDSSTVTHFMLVETTDLVKHLLVYPENMKRNMNLYGGVIFSQRVMLALVEKGTSREDAYKIVQSCAHEAWNKPGGNFYNLIAKDDRVTAKMTTKEIDDCFDPQYQLRHLDLVYQRLGI, encoded by the coding sequence GTGATAGAGCGCTACACCTTGCCCGAAATGGGCAACATCTGGACTGAAACCGCCAAACTGAAAAGCTGGCTGCAAGTAGAAATCGCTGTCTGCGAAGCTCAAGCCGAACTCGGCTACATCCCCGCCGCCGCAGTCGAAGAAATCAAAGCTAAGGCTAATTTTGACCCGAAACGAGTCCTCGAAATTGAAGCCGAAGTCCGCCACGACATGATCGCTTTCTTGACAAATGTCAACGAATATGTAGGCGATGCCGGACGCTACATCCACCTCGGCTTAACCAGTTCCGATGTGCTCGATACCGCTTTGGCGCTGCAATTAGTCGCTAGCGTCAATATCTTGTTAGAACGTGTCGAAGAATTGAGTCAAGCTATTCGCTATCAGGCTCAACAGCATCGCAATACCGTCATGGTTGGTCGATCGCACGGAATTCACGCCGAACCCATCACCTTTGGCTTTAAACTAGCAGGATGGCTGGCAGAAGTCTTTCGCAACCGCGACCGATTAGTGAATTTGCAATCGTCGATTGCAGTGGGCAAAATCTCCGGCGCAGTCGGAACCTATGCTAATATTGACCCGCGAATTGAAGCGATCGCCTGTCAAAACCTCGGACTCGAACCGGATACCGCATCGACTCAAGTCATTTCGCGCGATCGACACGCCGAATACGTCCAAACCTTAGCACTCTTAGCAGCATCGATCGAGCGTTTTGCAGTAGAAATCCGCAACCTGCAACGCACCGACGTTCTCGAAGTCGAAGAATTCTTTTCCAAAGGGCAAAAAGGCTCATCCGCCATGCCCCACAAACGCAACCCGATTCGATCGGAAAGACTCACAGGGATGGCGAGAATTGTCCGCGCCAACGCCGTCGCAGCCTTAGAAAACGTTGCACTTTGGCACGAAAGAGACATCTCTCACAGTTCCGTAGAACGGATGATTTTGCCCGACAGTTCTACAGTAACTCACTTCATGTTAGTAGAAACCACAGACTTAGTAAAACACCTGCTAGTCTATCCCGAAAATATGAAGCGAAACATGAACCTTTACGGCGGAGTCATCTTCAGCCAGCGCGTGATGTTAGCTTTAGTAGAAAAAGGCACCAGTCGCGAAGACGCCTACAAAATTGTGCAATCTTGTGCTCACGAAGCGTGGAACAAACCGGGCGGCAATTTCTACAATTTAATTGCTAAGGACGATCGGGTAACAGCTAAGATGACTACCAAAGAAATTGATGATTGTTTCGATCCGCAGTATCAATTGAGGCACTTAGATTTAGTGTATCAGCGCTTGGGAATTTGA
- a CDS encoding XRE family transcriptional regulator → MSRSKQKILRALGHLVKQRRTALGISQEELGMRANLDRTYISGVERGVRNPSITAIANLASGLGTTVSNLLENLEIEAENVE, encoded by the coding sequence ATGAGTCGATCGAAACAGAAGATTCTGCGTGCTTTAGGTCATCTCGTAAAGCAACGCAGGACAGCGTTGGGAATTTCGCAAGAGGAGCTCGGAATGCGGGCTAATTTAGACCGCACCTATATATCTGGAGTCGAACGCGGAGTCAGAAATCCGTCCATAACTGCAATTGCAAATCTAGCTAGCGGCTTGGGCACAACAGTTTCCAATCTTCTCGAAAATCTAGAAATAGAAGCGGAAAACGTAGAGTGA
- a CDS encoding restriction endonuclease: MNNQDLASTIKAQLKQDSTQFKVFNLLSDQKWHCRECEGKQIASAQYAGGGGIQGLQRGTRKRPGLVIVTEKRYCQTCQATRLGDLWTGEIKSANSAANIPASLVKRILEVYFYTDVIEQRKRAAHELVIDHRFPMERWGDNEPPHLASMSESEIKAKFQLLKKDASGNHNLLKSRSCERCIKTGKRGTPFGIKFWYERGEDWPSIHQRGAEAEEGCTGCGWYDFETWRNALNQKLAESVREV, from the coding sequence GTGAACAATCAAGATTTAGCAAGCACAATTAAAGCTCAATTAAAACAAGACTCAACTCAATTCAAAGTCTTTAATCTCCTCTCCGACCAAAAATGGCACTGTCGGGAGTGCGAAGGCAAACAGATAGCATCAGCTCAATATGCTGGCGGTGGCGGAATTCAGGGATTGCAGCGCGGAACAAGGAAGCGCCCCGGTCTGGTTATTGTAACAGAAAAGAGATACTGTCAAACTTGTCAGGCAACTCGTTTGGGCGATTTGTGGACAGGAGAAATTAAATCAGCAAATTCTGCTGCTAACATACCCGCTTCTCTGGTAAAAAGAATTCTCGAAGTTTACTTTTATACAGATGTAATCGAACAGAGAAAACGAGCAGCTCATGAGTTAGTAATTGACCATAGATTCCCAATGGAGCGTTGGGGAGATAATGAGCCACCCCACCTGGCATCTATGAGCGAATCTGAAATCAAGGCAAAGTTTCAGTTGCTCAAAAAAGATGCTTCAGGCAATCACAATCTTCTAAAATCTCGAAGTTGCGAACGCTGCATCAAAACAGGGAAAAGAGGCACACCTTTCGGAATCAAGTTTTGGTATGAAAGAGGCGAAGACTGGCCTTCCATACATCAGCGCGGCGCTGAGGCTGAGGAAGGCTGCACAGGATGTGGCTGGTATGATTTTGAAACTTGGCGAAATGCTCTCAATCAAAAACTAGCTGAATCTGTTCGAGAGGTTTAA
- the dcm gene encoding DNA (cytosine-5-)-methyltransferase: MEAIQLSLFSKEEEPIPAKKQKKAKLGRYERIQRELEANDCDPYKIFIDIESQSLPKSDYTFVDLFCGAGGMTQGLLQAGFRPVASVEINAIASATHTKNFPDCHHLCDDIKNLNPQKLLAEIGSPEVHVVVGGPPCQGFSVAGKRDPNDPRNRLFREFVRVVSEIRPWYVVMENVPGILTIQKGAVKQAICEAFREIGYPHMSVAVLESATYGVPQIRPRAIFIANRFGMQNPYPKPQLLPEQYKAIESAIDDLPEYTPIPEINHQWTRHSVEYMERLAKVPPGGSLYESYADAFKRQYPGKPSMTVKENHGGTHIHPYLNRVISAREMARLQTFPDSFIFEGSMKKAMWQIGNAVPPRLAECIGFALIPYLTDIALNKPSIVTVKPLEQIQLVFD, translated from the coding sequence ATGGAAGCAATACAACTGTCTTTATTCTCAAAAGAGGAAGAACCAATTCCTGCCAAAAAGCAGAAGAAAGCAAAATTAGGGCGTTACGAACGCATCCAACGCGAACTAGAAGCAAATGACTGCGACCCCTACAAGATATTCATTGATATTGAATCTCAGTCACTGCCAAAATCAGACTATACATTTGTCGATCTTTTTTGCGGTGCGGGTGGCATGACGCAAGGTTTATTGCAAGCAGGTTTTCGACCAGTAGCAAGTGTTGAAATTAATGCCATAGCCTCGGCAACTCACACAAAAAACTTTCCCGATTGCCATCACTTGTGCGACGATATAAAAAACTTAAATCCCCAAAAGTTGCTCGCTGAAATTGGTTCGCCAGAAGTTCATGTTGTTGTAGGCGGGCCGCCGTGTCAAGGCTTCTCAGTTGCAGGAAAACGCGACCCCAACGACCCTCGAAATCGCCTCTTTAGAGAGTTTGTCCGCGTTGTCTCTGAAATACGTCCTTGGTATGTTGTCATGGAAAATGTACCCGGAATATTGACTATACAAAAAGGAGCTGTTAAGCAAGCCATTTGCGAGGCTTTTCGGGAAATTGGCTATCCCCATATGTCAGTTGCTGTTCTGGAATCCGCAACCTATGGAGTCCCACAAATCCGCCCGCGAGCCATTTTTATAGCCAACAGATTTGGGATGCAAAATCCCTATCCCAAGCCGCAATTGTTACCCGAACAATACAAAGCGATTGAGTCAGCAATTGATGATTTACCAGAGTACACTCCCATACCGGAAATTAACCACCAATGGACTCGTCATTCTGTTGAGTACATGGAAAGACTTGCTAAAGTTCCACCAGGCGGTTCTTTGTATGAAAGCTACGCCGATGCTTTCAAGCGACAGTATCCGGGAAAACCGAGCATGACTGTTAAAGAAAATCACGGTGGCACTCATATTCATCCTTATCTTAATCGCGTTATTTCAGCTCGCGAAATGGCTAGATTACAAACTTTCCCGGATTCATTTATTTTTGAAGGTTCAATGAAAAAGGCAATGTGGCAAATTGGAAATGCCGTGCCGCCCCGTTTAGCAGAGTGTATCGGTTTTGCACTTATTCCATACTTGACTGATATTGCACTTAACAAACCTAGCATAGTTACTGTTAAACCTCTCGAACAGATTCAGCTAGTTTTTGATTGA
- a CDS encoding type II toxin-antitoxin system HicB family antitoxin, with translation MKYTVVIQWSEEDRCFVVFLPEFEDVMQPVTHGDSYEEAIYNAREVLELLIESCQAEGKPLPATKKLERLFQAA, from the coding sequence ATGAAATATACAGTTGTTATCCAATGGTCAGAAGAAGATCGGTGCTTTGTCGTATTTTTGCCCGAATTTGAGGATGTAATGCAACCAGTAACTCACGGAGATTCTTATGAAGAAGCTATCTACAATGCGCGAGAGGTACTGGAGTTACTAATCGAGAGTTGTCAAGCTGAAGGTAAACCATTACCAGCAACTAAGAAGCTAGAACGATTATTTCAGGCTGCTTAA
- a CDS encoding alpha/beta fold hydrolase: protein MTIAYTPPWLLNNGLLMTLYTALRASRGWEKTIPYPEPPYREHIFTGACGVPIFGWVAIPENPRYTIVGTYGITGDLDNQWYLKLLGRKAYAQGCAVVLFDWRAHGKTAQLSPTLTSDGLYEGEDFVRIAAAAKEMGCPAPFWFTAYSLGGQLALWAVKSAQTIADWGPDLGIEESELAGAAVICPSLDSNRSLSYLVKDEWGKFLEKAITRELKKLAKHIAASHPGAIDPAAIERAKSIWGFDHELVIGPLGFSSVEEYYDASSALNILPHLKKPTFILYAADDPMFDPMLVPELQAISANNPALELVLTPYGGHVGYVSSKRCQHQFADSDRWWAWNRILQWFDDLSVD from the coding sequence ATGACCATTGCCTATACTCCACCTTGGCTGCTGAACAACGGCCTATTAATGACGTTGTACACCGCATTAAGGGCTAGTCGCGGTTGGGAAAAGACAATCCCTTACCCAGAGCCCCCTTACCGAGAACACATCTTTACTGGTGCCTGTGGAGTCCCGATTTTCGGCTGGGTGGCCATCCCCGAAAATCCCCGATATACCATTGTCGGCACTTACGGCATTACTGGCGATCTGGATAATCAATGGTATCTGAAGCTACTAGGCCGTAAAGCCTATGCCCAAGGCTGTGCAGTGGTATTATTTGACTGGCGAGCTCACGGCAAAACTGCCCAACTCTCTCCCACCCTGACTTCTGATGGCCTATACGAAGGCGAAGATTTCGTTCGGATTGCTGCCGCTGCTAAAGAAATGGGATGTCCCGCCCCTTTTTGGTTCACGGCTTATTCCCTGGGCGGACAATTAGCCTTGTGGGCCGTAAAATCAGCTCAGACGATCGCAGATTGGGGGCCTGACTTAGGGATTGAAGAGTCAGAACTAGCAGGCGCGGCAGTAATTTGCCCCAGCTTGGACTCAAACCGTTCTCTGTCTTATCTAGTTAAAGATGAGTGGGGGAAATTTTTAGAAAAAGCGATCACGCGAGAGTTAAAAAAACTAGCAAAACACATCGCCGCATCACATCCGGGGGCGATCGATCCTGCCGCTATTGAACGCGCCAAGAGCATTTGGGGCTTTGACCATGAACTGGTAATTGGCCCGTTAGGTTTCTCCTCTGTGGAAGAATACTATGACGCTAGCAGCGCTCTAAACATTTTGCCTCACCTCAAAAAACCCACTTTCATCCTTTATGCAGCAGATGATCCGATGTTTGACCCGATGCTTGTCCCTGAGTTGCAAGCTATTAGCGCGAACAATCCAGCCTTAGAATTAGTGCTGACACCCTACGGCGGTCATGTTGGGTATGTCAGTAGTAAACGTTGTCAGCATCAATTTGCTGATAGCGATCGGTGGTGGGCATGGAATCGGATTTTACAGTGGTTCGATGACTTGAGTGTTGATTAA
- a CDS encoding metallophosphoesterase, with translation MKFVSDPQITVKIRKMKERVRWQEHSIVDRGIDQTRMVLESQTTDSPEFSFLVVGDSGTGNHRGYNPQRQIAELMVSERETCRFVLHTGDVVYLVGSSEYYLQNFIRPYREFIVGGEHPSRIAYDRMVFNFPFLPVPGNHDYYDLPIVYGILSATALPLRRLLGSKLDLDVGWHGSDRGNAYAKAFLDYLQAHKMPGELDRHLDAHYTASTSTGRCIRYQPGRFTRLPNRYYTFRSGGIDFFALDSNTFNEPLPIPKTKQGDIRRQNLELDRQKLEQEKLAMLEMCDRLKPEIPEEAEQLDDLAAKLEQVDEMLMDIDKQLSPDKTTATDVEQLEWLKKRLINSWRDSEVRGRVIYLHHPPYVTEATKWNQAQTLAVRLRLREVLDGVADAVGDVARGRPLVDLVLTGHAHCLEYLRTGNTGHGDSGINWIVCGGSGHSLRRQRPEGPMLQEPLSPEAYRLARQSGSETASRRVAESLLFVGRSGQGSYKRRPYSCLRIDVLDGCPPKFRIRPLVVERFEGKWQDIPIEPFVI, from the coding sequence TTGAAATTCGTTTCCGACCCGCAAATAACAGTCAAAATCCGCAAAATGAAAGAGCGGGTGCGGTGGCAAGAACACTCGATCGTCGATCGGGGAATCGACCAAACTCGGATGGTTTTGGAATCTCAAACCACCGACTCTCCAGAGTTTTCGTTTTTAGTCGTAGGCGACAGCGGCACGGGCAATCACCGCGGCTACAATCCCCAGCGGCAGATTGCCGAACTGATGGTCTCGGAGCGCGAAACTTGCCGTTTCGTCCTCCACACCGGCGATGTAGTTTATCTGGTAGGTTCCAGCGAATATTACTTGCAAAACTTTATTCGCCCCTACCGAGAATTTATAGTCGGCGGCGAGCATCCCTCCCGGATTGCCTACGATCGCATGGTGTTTAATTTTCCGTTTTTGCCCGTACCGGGAAACCACGACTATTACGACTTGCCCATAGTCTACGGCATTCTGTCAGCGACAGCTTTGCCACTGCGGCGGCTGTTGGGTTCCAAGTTGGATCTCGATGTTGGCTGGCACGGTTCCGATCGCGGAAATGCCTACGCCAAAGCGTTTCTCGACTACCTGCAAGCTCACAAAATGCCGGGAGAACTCGATCGCCACCTAGACGCCCACTACACCGCCAGCACCAGCACAGGCCGCTGCATCCGTTACCAACCCGGACGCTTTACCCGCTTACCCAACCGCTACTATACCTTCCGCAGCGGCGGCATCGACTTCTTCGCCCTCGACTCCAACACCTTCAACGAGCCCTTACCGATCCCGAAAACCAAACAGGGCGACATTCGCCGCCAGAATTTGGAACTCGATCGCCAGAAATTGGAACAAGAAAAATTGGCAATGCTCGAAATGTGCGATCGGCTCAAGCCCGAGATTCCCGAGGAAGCCGAACAGCTAGACGACTTAGCCGCCAAATTAGAGCAAGTTGACGAAATGTTGATGGATATTGACAAACAACTGTCCCCCGACAAAACAACCGCCACCGACGTTGAACAGCTCGAATGGCTGAAAAAAAGGCTGATTAACTCTTGGCGCGATTCCGAGGTGCGGGGGCGGGTAATTTACCTGCACCATCCCCCCTACGTGACAGAGGCGACAAAATGGAATCAAGCTCAAACTTTGGCGGTTCGGTTGCGATTGCGCGAGGTGCTCGACGGGGTGGCCGATGCAGTTGGGGATGTGGCGCGGGGGCGTCCGCTAGTAGATTTGGTGCTGACGGGCCACGCTCACTGTTTGGAATACCTGCGGACTGGGAATACTGGACACGGCGACTCTGGCATTAATTGGATTGTCTGCGGGGGAAGCGGCCACAGTCTCCGCCGCCAGCGCCCGGAAGGGCCGATGTTGCAGGAACCATTGAGTCCTGAAGCTTATCGGTTGGCGCGGCAGTCGGGTTCCGAAACAGCCAGCCGGCGGGTAGCGGAATCTTTGCTATTTGTCGGCCGCAGCGGTCAAGGTTCCTACAAACGCCGTCCTTATTCGTGTTTGCGGATTGATGTTCTCGACGGATGCCCCCCCAAGTTCCGCATCCGACCTTTGGTTGTCGAACGATTTGAGGGGAAATGGCAGGATATCCCGATCGAACCTTTTGTGATTTAA